DNA sequence from the Brachybacterium avium genome:
GTAGTACGGGCCGGCGAAGTCGATGACCTCGAGGCGTTCGGCAGTGATCGAGTAGGTCGCGATCACGCAGTCCACGGTGTCGTTCTGGACCATGGTCTCGCGGGTCTCGACGGTGGTGTCGATGTACTCGACCTTCTCCTCGCCGCCCTCGCCGAGGATGTACTTGGCCAGCAGCTGGGTGATCCCGGCGTCGAAGCCGGTGGGCATCCCGCCGGTGGTCGAGGCCAGGGAGAACACCTGGTTGGCGACGGTGCCGCCGCGGACCAGCTGGCCCTTCTCCTTGATGGCGGTGGCCCAGGCGCTCGCGGCGATCACGTCGTCGGCGGCGACGGGGCCGGAGGCGAGGGCGTCGGCCTGGGGCACCGAGTCACCGTCGCCCTCGTCCCCGCCCTCACCACCGCCGAGATCGGGGCCGTCGCCGGTGTCGGAGGAGCAGGCGGCGAGGCCGAGCAGCGGGAGCGCGGTGGCAGCGGCGGCGACGACGGCGCGCCGGCCGGGTCGGAAGGTGGTGGGGGTCATGGGGTCTCTCCAGTTTCTCGAGCCGCTCCGGGAGGGGCGGCGGATCAGGTTCGGCGGGTGCCGGGCAGGTCGGTGGCGGAGCAGGTCGGTAGCGGGCGGTGCACGGAAGCAGCCACGTCAGTGGGCGAGGATCTTGGACAGGAAGGCTCGGGCCCGGTCGGTGCGCGGAGCGGTGAAGAACTCCTCGGGCTCGCCCTGCTCCACGATCTCCCCCTGATCCAGGTAGACCACGCGGTCGCAGACATGCCGGGCGAAGCCCATCTCGTGGGTGACCACGAGCATCGTCATCCCCTGCTCAGCGAGCTCGGTCATGACGTCGAGGACCTCGTTGATCACCTCGGGGTCCAGCGCCGAGGTGGGTTCGTCGAAGAGCATCGCCTTGGGTCTCATCGCCAGTGCCCGAGCGATCGCGACGCGCTGCTGCTGGCCACCGGACAGCGCGGTGGGCAGGGAGTTCGCCTTGTCGGCCAGGCCCACCCGCTCGAGCAGCTCCCTCGCCTGCTGGTCGGCCTCCGGTTTGGAGATGCCGCGCACCCGCCGCGGACCGAGCGTGACGTTGTCGATCGCCTTCAGGTGCGGGAAGAGGTTGAAGCTCTGGAACACCATGCCGACGTCGGCCCGCAGGCGGGTGAGGTCCCGGCCCTCC
Encoded proteins:
- a CDS encoding glutamate ABC transporter substrate-binding protein, whose amino-acid sequence is MTPTTFRPGRRAVVAAAATALPLLGLAACSSDTGDGPDLGGGEGGDEGDGDSVPQADALASGPVAADDVIAASAWATAIKEKGQLVRGGTVANQVFSLASTTGGMPTGFDAGITQLLAKYILGEGGEEKVEYIDTTVETRETMVQNDTVDCVIATYSITAERLEVIDFAGPYYLSGTSIQVRAEDKDTISGPEDLTGLKLVTQANSTGIQAIEENVTDPADVQTLPDNESCVAALKQGRADAYVLDQGVLLGNSAADPDVVVVGEPFVDDPYGIGLSQENEDALDFCNTFLQEIIDSGSWESLWTATVGEVIDGEAPEPPVPGDLPV
- a CDS encoding amino acid ABC transporter ATP-binding protein, with the protein product MTDTSPPREPRPAKSIGEALISARGVDKFFGDFQALKNIDLDIHRGEVVALIGASGSGKSTLCRCLNRLETITSGEITIDGERLPEEGRDLTRLRADVGMVFQSFNLFPHLKAIDNVTLGPRRVRGISKPEADQQARELLERVGLADKANSLPTALSGGQQQRVAIARALAMRPKAMLFDEPTSALDPEVINEVLDVMTELAEQGMTMLVVTHEMGFARHVCDRVVYLDQGEIVEQGEPEEFFTAPRTDRARAFLSKILAH